GCCCGCGGGAACGGGTGGCGGCGCGGTCTACGTGGACGGCGGCGAGATCGACGGGGTGCGCGTGGGGTCGATCGTGGAGATTATAAACTGCACGATCGCGGACAACCCGGTCCCGGATGCGTATCTCGGGGGCAACGCGCTTTTTGTGGAGGGCTCCTCCAGCGTGATGGTTCGGAACAGCATATTCTGGGGCAACGACCTCGAAATCTGGTTCGACGACATGTCATCGGTGCTGGTGAGTTACAGCAATATCGGCGATGTGACCGCCGGCACGGGAAACATTTCCCGAGATCCCCTCTTCGCCGACCCGGCGGCGGGAGATTACCACCTGAGATCGGCGGCGGGTCGGTGGGATCCCGCGGCCAGCGCCGGCGCCGGCGCCTTCGTAATGGATGCGGACACCAGCCCCGCCATTGACGCGGGCGATCCGGCCGACAGCTTCGCCAATGAACCCGCCCCGAACGGGGGGCGCGTAAACCTCGGCGCCTACGGCAATACCGCGGAGGCCAGCCTGTCGATACAACCCGTGGAGGGCGAGGGCGAGGGCGAGGGCGAGGGCGAAGGCGAAGGCGAAGGCGAAGGCGAAGGCGAAGGTGAAGGTGAAGGTGAAATCGGGGGATGCCCGTTGAATAAGGCGCAGCCCGGGAGCACCCGAGGCGCGCGCGGCGACCTGGCGCTACTGGGCGCCGCCGCAATCGCCCTGCTTCGGGGAGCCTTCGGACGCCACCGCAAACGCTAGAACAGCGCCCGCACTTTGATGGTCTCCGGCATTTCGGCCAATTGCTTGATCATCGCCTTGGTCGCGCTCTTGTCGGTGTCCATGATGAGGTAGCCGACGTCCTCGTAGGTGCGGAGGTACTGCGCGCCGACGTTGATGCCGGCCTCGCCGAACATGGTGTTGACCTTCTGCAACACGCCGGGCACGTTCTGGTGGATGTGCAGGATACGGTGGTGATCCCGGATCTCGGGCAACACTTCGTTCGGGAAGTTCACGGCCCCTTCGGTGCTGCCGTTGTTGGTGAAGCGGATGAGCTTGCCGGACACCTCAAGGCCGATGTTGCGCTGCGCCTCCTCGGTCGCCCCGCCGATGTGCGGCGTGAGGATGACGTTGTCCCGCCCCTGCAGCGGCGACTGGAACTTTTCGGCCTTCGATTTGGGCTCGACGGGAAACACGTCGAGCGCCGCGCCGCCAAGCTTGCCGCTGTCGAGCGCGTCGCGAAGCGCGTCAATATCCACCACGGACCCGCGGCTGGCGTTGAGCAGGAAGGCGCCGTCGCGCATCCAGCTGATCTGCCGGGCCCCGATCATGCCCTCCGTGTCTTTCGTTCCGGGGACGTGCAGCGTAACCACGTCCGAGCGCTCCATGAGATCGCGGATGTCGATCACGCGGGTGGCGTTGCCCATGCAGAGCTTGTCGACGATATCGTAGTACAACACCCGCATGCCGAACGCCTCGGCAAGGACGGAAACCTGCTGGCCGATGTGCCCGTAGCCGATAATGCCGATGGTCTTGCCGCGCACTTCGACGCTGCCGGAGGTGCTCTTGTCCCACTCGCCCGCGTGCGCGTGCTTGATCTTGCCGTAGAGGCCCCGGAAGAGCATGCCGATGTAGGTCATGACCAGCTCGGCGACGCTGCGGGTGTTGGAGTAGGGCGCGTTGAAGACCGGGATGCCCCGGATCTTCGCCGCGGCCAGATCAACCTGATTCGTGCCGATGCAAAAGGCGCCGGCGGCAAGAAGACGGTTGGCCTTCTTGAAAATCGCCCCGGTGATCTGGGTCTTGGATCGGATTCCAAGAATATGGACATCCTTGATGGCCTTGAGAAGCTCCTTCTCGTCCATCGCGCCCTTGTGCGCTTCCACGCTGAATCCCTCGTCCTCGAAGCGGCGAACGCTTTCCGGGTGAACGCCCTCGAGGAGGAGAACCTTGATCTTGTGCTTGGGAAACGAAGTCGTGCTCATACGGGTACCTGTGATAGATGGCGGGTGCGCGGGGGTCGCGGGGCAATTATACAAGAACTTCTCGAGATTCGGCCAGTTACGGGATCATTGGTCGGGGCAATCGCATTTAACCCCGATCGCGGCATTTGGGTGTGAAGGTGAGTTGATTT
This DNA window, taken from Candidatus Hydrogenedentota bacterium, encodes the following:
- the serA gene encoding phosphoglycerate dehydrogenase, which produces MSTTSFPKHKIKVLLLEGVHPESVRRFEDEGFSVEAHKGAMDEKELLKAIKDVHILGIRSKTQITGAIFKKANRLLAAGAFCIGTNQVDLAAAKIRGIPVFNAPYSNTRSVAELVMTYIGMLFRGLYGKIKHAHAGEWDKSTSGSVEVRGKTIGIIGYGHIGQQVSVLAEAFGMRVLYYDIVDKLCMGNATRVIDIRDLMERSDVVTLHVPGTKDTEGMIGARQISWMRDGAFLLNASRGSVVDIDALRDALDSGKLGGAALDVFPVEPKSKAEKFQSPLQGRDNVILTPHIGGATEEAQRNIGLEVSGKLIRFTNNGSTEGAVNFPNEVLPEIRDHHRILHIHQNVPGVLQKVNTMFGEAGINVGAQYLRTYEDVGYLIMDTDKSATKAMIKQLAEMPETIKVRALF